In one window of Rhodothermales bacterium DNA:
- the gcvH gene encoding glycine cleavage system protein GcvH: protein MTFPEDLHYTKDHEWLRIEDDGTTAVVGITDFAQSELGDIVFIELEPVGTELDSESVFGTVEAVKTVSELFAPVAGIITEVNEELDSNPEAANDDPYERGWMVKIEMKDASQLDILLSSSEYQELVAA from the coding sequence ATGACCTTTCCAGAAGACCTGCACTACACGAAGGACCACGAGTGGCTCCGGATAGAGGACGATGGAACGACGGCCGTAGTCGGGATTACGGATTTCGCTCAGTCGGAGCTGGGGGACATTGTCTTTATTGAGCTGGAGCCGGTCGGAACGGAACTCGACAGCGAGTCCGTGTTCGGAACGGTTGAAGCCGTGAAGACGGTTTCGGAGCTATTCGCTCCGGTGGCAGGGATCATCACGGAGGTCAACGAGGAACTCGATTCGAATCCGGAAGCGGCTAACGACGATCCTTACGAACGGGGTTGGATGGTCAAGATCGAGATGAAGGATGCATCTCAGTTAGACATCCTACTCTCATCTTCCGAGTACCAGGAACTCGTCGCGGCCTGA